A genomic region of Pseudoxanthomonas suwonensis contains the following coding sequences:
- a CDS encoding TonB-dependent receptor plug domain-containing protein: MTLKTTKLRDAITFALAVCATAAAGTGVALAQETSGQPQTLDRIDVLGSRIKRAEAETALPVLSISRQELQRTGLTQVADVLREISVAGPSLSLNTNNGNTSGNSSINLRNCGSNRTLVMVNGRRWVTDNGLAGAVDLSSIPMAAVERIDVLKDGASALYGSDAICGVINIQTRSDFDGAQFNAYRGQYSQGDGVRDAYDFTVGGNTDRFSGLLNLAFTEQGAVSAGDRDISAIPLYGFPANVSTPGRASPVGPYGNYTVTGLGNIILDPSRPGCQPGQVCAPGTAGDFRPFNFLTDGYNFAPDNHLIQPQRTYSVFGQVGYQLFDQVRFSSEVFYTNRVGDAQLAAQPLSPLTISAQSIYNPFGVNVTGGAFRPTNFPRVFGQEQDTWRFNAALDGHFDINDRYFAWDVGYTYAENKQLQPKNGFYFSTRVNQATGPSFIDSSGVARCGTPTAIIAGCVPMNVMGGPTGFTQEMFDWIAVNPKNLQKATQEAITANLSGDLFSLPGGTMAFAFGLEHRKEFGSNEPDPLTAAGLVLGDNPFLPTRGSYSVDEAYLELQIPLLSDVAFADSLELSLAARYSDYSSFGTTTNPKASLRWQINEQMLVRGSWGEGFRAPSVSELYQGFATGRPAFQDVCSDNNPNFVGSAAVRQACYNTGVPVGFRSQLSQTFATTGGNPDLRPETSESQTLGFVYSPSWLSGFDAYVDWYSIVIENSIGSLAAQTIINECYLQANAGSCALITRDTVGAVNGNPGEISAIIAQNRNFVGGIETEGFDFGASYRFETDDWGLFQFRLDSTYVSYYGDVGQPSRGELNGDGRISSGNTAGQLPAGSSTGAPRHRLRSNLTANWQYGAFDASVTMEYRSRVRESCNNVYNTANALAAVDPSYRDLVNLCSDPDRIINDYTFVPGTQDVVANPARRPVNMLGGTTYTHVQAGWTAPWKGKVTLGIRNLFDKNPPFSSDAFANSFDAQYLVPGQFFYMNYQQNF, encoded by the coding sequence ATGACTTTGAAGACCACCAAGCTCCGCGACGCGATCACCTTCGCGCTCGCTGTGTGCGCCACCGCTGCCGCCGGAACCGGCGTAGCGCTAGCTCAAGAAACCAGCGGACAGCCGCAGACGCTCGATCGCATCGACGTGCTCGGTTCCCGCATCAAGCGCGCCGAGGCCGAAACGGCCCTGCCGGTGCTCTCGATTTCCCGCCAGGAACTGCAGCGCACGGGCCTGACCCAGGTTGCGGACGTGCTGCGCGAGATCAGCGTGGCCGGCCCGTCGCTGAGCCTGAACACCAACAACGGCAACACCAGCGGCAACTCCAGCATCAACCTGCGCAACTGCGGCTCCAACCGCACCCTGGTGATGGTCAATGGCCGCCGCTGGGTCACCGACAACGGCCTGGCCGGTGCGGTCGACCTGAGCTCGATCCCGATGGCCGCCGTCGAGCGCATCGACGTGCTGAAGGACGGCGCCTCCGCGCTGTACGGTTCCGACGCGATCTGCGGCGTGATCAACATCCAGACCCGGTCCGACTTCGACGGCGCCCAGTTCAACGCCTACCGCGGCCAGTACAGCCAGGGCGACGGCGTCCGTGACGCCTACGACTTCACCGTCGGCGGCAACACCGACCGCTTCTCCGGCCTGCTGAACCTCGCCTTCACCGAGCAGGGTGCCGTCTCCGCCGGCGACCGCGACATTTCCGCCATTCCGCTGTACGGCTTCCCGGCCAATGTCTCCACCCCGGGTCGCGCCAGCCCGGTCGGGCCCTATGGCAACTACACCGTGACCGGTCTCGGCAACATCATCCTCGACCCGAGCCGCCCCGGCTGTCAGCCCGGTCAGGTTTGCGCACCCGGTACCGCCGGTGATTTCCGTCCGTTCAACTTCCTGACCGACGGCTACAACTTCGCGCCGGACAACCATCTGATCCAGCCGCAGCGGACCTATTCGGTGTTCGGCCAGGTCGGTTACCAGCTGTTCGACCAAGTTCGTTTCAGCAGCGAAGTGTTCTACACCAACCGTGTGGGTGACGCGCAGCTTGCGGCCCAGCCGCTGTCGCCGCTGACGATCTCCGCCCAGAGCATCTACAACCCGTTCGGCGTCAACGTCACCGGTGGCGCGTTCCGCCCGACCAACTTCCCGCGCGTGTTTGGTCAGGAGCAGGACACCTGGCGTTTCAACGCGGCGCTTGATGGCCACTTCGACATCAACGATCGCTACTTCGCCTGGGACGTCGGCTATACCTACGCCGAGAACAAGCAGCTGCAGCCGAAGAACGGCTTCTACTTCTCGACCCGGGTCAACCAGGCGACCGGTCCGTCGTTCATCGACAGCTCGGGCGTGGCCCGCTGCGGCACGCCGACTGCGATCATCGCCGGCTGCGTCCCGATGAACGTGATGGGCGGCCCGACCGGCTTCACCCAGGAAATGTTCGACTGGATCGCGGTCAACCCGAAGAACCTGCAGAAGGCCACCCAGGAGGCGATCACCGCCAACCTGTCCGGCGACCTGTTCTCGCTTCCGGGCGGCACGATGGCGTTCGCGTTCGGCCTCGAGCACCGCAAGGAATTCGGTTCGAACGAGCCCGACCCGCTGACCGCCGCAGGCCTGGTGCTGGGCGACAACCCGTTCCTGCCGACCCGCGGCAGCTACAGCGTCGACGAAGCCTACCTCGAGCTGCAGATCCCGCTGCTGTCGGACGTGGCCTTTGCCGATTCGCTGGAACTGTCGCTGGCCGCGCGCTACTCCGACTACTCGAGCTTCGGCACCACCACCAACCCCAAGGCCAGCCTGCGCTGGCAGATCAACGAGCAGATGCTGGTGCGCGGCTCGTGGGGTGAGGGCTTCCGTGCGCCTTCGGTCTCCGAGTTGTACCAGGGCTTCGCCACCGGCCGTCCGGCGTTCCAGGACGTCTGCAGCGACAACAACCCGAACTTCGTCGGCAGCGCCGCCGTGCGCCAGGCGTGCTACAACACCGGCGTTCCGGTGGGCTTCCGCAGCCAGCTGTCGCAGACCTTCGCGACCACCGGCGGCAACCCGGACCTGCGTCCGGAGACCTCCGAGTCGCAGACCCTGGGCTTCGTGTACTCGCCGTCGTGGCTGTCCGGTTTCGACGCCTACGTCGACTGGTACAGCATCGTGATCGAGAACTCGATCGGCTCGCTCGCCGCGCAGACCATCATCAACGAGTGCTACCTGCAGGCCAATGCCGGCAGCTGCGCCCTGATCACCCGCGACACCGTCGGCGCCGTCAACGGCAACCCGGGCGAGATCTCGGCCATCATTGCGCAGAACCGCAACTTCGTCGGCGGCATCGAGACCGAGGGCTTCGACTTCGGCGCTTCCTACCGGTTCGAGACCGACGACTGGGGCCTGTTCCAGTTCCGCCTGGACAGCACCTACGTCAGCTACTACGGCGACGTCGGCCAGCCGTCGCGCGGCGAGCTCAACGGCGACGGCCGCATCTCGTCCGGCAACACGGCCGGCCAGCTGCCGGCCGGCTCGTCCACCGGCGCTCCGCGTCACCGCCTGCGTTCCAACCTGACCGCCAACTGGCAGTATGGCGCGTTCGACGCATCGGTGACCATGGAATACCGGAGCCGCGTGCGCGAGAGCTGCAACAACGTGTACAACACCGCCAACGCGCTGGCCGCGGTCGATCCGTCCTACCGCGACCTGGTCAACCTCTGCTCCGATCCGGACCGGATCATCAACGACTACACGTTCGTTCCGGGTACCCAGGACGTCGTCGCCAATCCGGCGCGCCGGCCGGTGAACATGCTCGGCGGCACCACCTACACGCACGTGCAGGCGGGCTGGACGGCTCCGTGGAAGGGCAAGGTCACGCTCGGCATCCGCAACCTGTTCGACAAGAACCCGCCGTTCTCGTCGGATGCGTTCGCGAACTCGTTCGACGCCCAGTACCTGGTCCCCGGTCAGTTCTTCTACATGAACTACCAGCAGAACTTCTGA
- a CDS encoding Crp/Fnr family transcriptional regulator, producing the protein MSWPPFDNPCLNPPPEDAGPMGPCLHCQVRHLAVCSVLSREEMRALDSAAALQVLAPGAVLVRQGEPRRHVYTVTRGALRLVRLSADGRRQVAGFALPGDFVGLSGAELNQHDIEALGETELCRFGVDAMQRLGTQYPHLQGKLLERACTELDSAHERMMALARMNPTERLADFLLTLAERQARAGIAGPSIDLPMPRADIADHLGLTVETVSRCLTALRNRGLIALPGTYRVDILDLRGLETLKAA; encoded by the coding sequence ATGTCCTGGCCCCCGTTCGACAACCCCTGCCTGAACCCGCCACCGGAAGACGCCGGTCCGATGGGCCCGTGCCTGCACTGCCAGGTCCGCCACCTGGCGGTCTGCTCGGTACTCTCGCGCGAGGAAATGCGGGCGCTGGACTCCGCCGCCGCGCTGCAGGTGCTGGCCCCCGGCGCGGTGCTGGTGCGCCAGGGTGAACCGCGCAGGCACGTGTACACCGTCACCCGCGGCGCCCTGCGCCTGGTGCGGCTGTCGGCCGACGGCCGCCGCCAGGTGGCCGGCTTCGCCCTGCCGGGCGACTTCGTCGGGCTCAGCGGCGCGGAGCTCAACCAGCACGACATCGAGGCGCTGGGCGAGACCGAGTTGTGCCGCTTCGGCGTGGACGCCATGCAGCGCCTGGGCACGCAGTACCCGCACCTGCAGGGCAAGCTGCTGGAGCGGGCCTGCACCGAGCTGGATTCGGCGCACGAACGGATGATGGCGCTGGCGCGGATGAACCCGACCGAGCGCCTGGCCGACTTCCTGCTGACCCTGGCCGAGCGGCAGGCGCGCGCCGGCATCGCCGGCCCGTCGATCGACCTGCCCATGCCGCGCGCCGACATCGCCGATCACCTCGGCCTGACCGTGGAGACGGTCAGCCGCTGCCTGACCGCCCTGCGCAACCGCGGCCTGATAGCCCTGCCCGGCACCTACCGGGTCGACATCCTCGACCTGCGCGGGCTGGAGACGCTCAAGGCGGCCTGA
- the hisS gene encoding histidine--tRNA ligase codes for MIRPRTPPGVMELLPREQIAFQRMLDVIRRNYERFGFLPVETPVFELSDVLLTKSGGETERQVYFVQSTGALANAAADAEAGKGEGGLPELALRFDLTVPLARYVAEHEHELSFPFRRYQMQRVYRGERAQRGRFREFYQCDIDVIGKDALSIRYDAEVLAVIHAVFSELGIGAFRVQLNNRKLMRGFFEAQGVADPQRQALVLREVDKLDKRGADYVRETLTGPDFGLPAEAVARILAFVEVRSESHDDALAKIDAVLAEAGDAAGEVLRAGAAELREVLQLVKALGVPEAAYCLNFSIARGLDYYTGTVYETQLVDHPGIGSICSGGRYEDLASHYTKSKLPGVGISIGLSRLFWQLREAGLIEGAAESSVQAMVALMDESQLPQALDIARHLRAGGINTEVQMEPRKVGKQFQYASRAGIRFVVLAGEDELARGVVAVKDLVREQQFDVPREELAGTLRVELEQARALAGR; via the coding sequence TTGATCAGGCCCCGCACCCCGCCCGGCGTCATGGAGCTGCTGCCGCGCGAGCAGATCGCGTTCCAGCGCATGCTGGACGTGATCCGCCGCAACTACGAGCGCTTCGGCTTCCTGCCGGTGGAGACGCCGGTGTTCGAGCTGTCCGACGTGCTGCTGACCAAGTCCGGCGGAGAGACCGAGCGGCAGGTGTACTTCGTCCAGTCCACCGGCGCGCTGGCCAATGCCGCGGCCGACGCGGAGGCCGGCAAGGGCGAGGGCGGGCTACCCGAGCTGGCCCTGCGCTTCGACCTGACCGTGCCGCTGGCCCGCTACGTGGCCGAACACGAGCACGAGCTGAGCTTCCCGTTCCGCCGCTACCAGATGCAGCGCGTGTACCGCGGCGAGCGCGCCCAGCGCGGCCGCTTCCGCGAGTTCTACCAGTGCGACATCGACGTGATCGGCAAGGACGCGCTGAGCATCCGCTACGACGCCGAGGTGCTGGCGGTGATCCACGCGGTGTTCTCCGAACTGGGGATCGGCGCGTTCCGGGTGCAGCTGAACAACCGCAAGCTGATGCGCGGCTTCTTCGAGGCCCAGGGCGTGGCCGACCCGCAGCGGCAGGCGCTGGTCCTGCGCGAGGTCGACAAGCTCGACAAGCGCGGCGCCGATTACGTGCGCGAGACGCTCACCGGCCCGGACTTCGGCCTGCCGGCCGAGGCTGTGGCGCGGATCCTGGCCTTCGTCGAGGTGCGCTCGGAATCGCACGACGACGCCCTGGCGAAGATCGACGCGGTCCTGGCCGAGGCCGGCGACGCCGCCGGCGAGGTCCTGCGCGCCGGCGCCGCCGAGCTGCGCGAGGTGCTGCAGCTGGTCAAGGCGCTGGGCGTGCCCGAGGCGGCCTACTGCCTGAACTTCTCCATCGCCCGCGGCCTGGACTACTACACCGGCACCGTCTACGAGACCCAGCTGGTCGACCATCCCGGGATCGGCTCGATCTGCTCGGGCGGCCGCTACGAGGACCTGGCCAGCCACTACACCAAGTCGAAGCTGCCGGGCGTGGGCATCTCGATCGGCCTGAGCCGGCTGTTCTGGCAGCTGCGCGAGGCCGGGCTGATCGAGGGCGCCGCCGAAAGCAGCGTGCAGGCGATGGTCGCGCTGATGGACGAGTCGCAGCTGCCGCAGGCGCTGGACATCGCCCGCCACCTCCGCGCCGGCGGCATCAACACCGAAGTGCAGATGGAGCCGCGCAAGGTCGGCAAGCAGTTCCAGTACGCCTCGCGCGCCGGGATCCGCTTCGTGGTGCTGGCCGGGGAGGACGAACTGGCGCGCGGCGTGGTCGCGGTCAAGGACCTGGTCCGCGAGCAGCAGTTCGACGTGCCGCGCGAGGAACTGGCCGGCACCCTGCGGGTTGAACTGGAACAGGCGCGGGCGCTGGCCGGCCGCTGA